The following are encoded together in the Zingiber officinale cultivar Zhangliang chromosome 8A, Zo_v1.1, whole genome shotgun sequence genome:
- the LOC122012688 gene encoding WAT1-related protein At1g09380-like, protein MGGESCIPTLAMVTVQVGYAGMNVLSKLALDDGMSPFVITAYRQVVATLILFPIAFFLEREAFRLITGKVIVQILFSSIFGATLNQVLYFLGLKLSTPTIACALTNILPAITFIIAIPFRMETVGFRTLAGQAKVVGTVLCVGGSMLMTFYRGGLIRMWSSPIHWRYAEEMSRNAGADAGSQNMALGAALVIVSCLAWAIWFIIQAKMSKSFSSPYTSSAMLCFMAGVQCLVLAACTDRKASAWAMGWDIRLAAAVYAGLIGSGLAVSLMSWCIAKRGPLFVSMFSPLLLITVAVFGWAILDEKLYVGSAIGSVLIVGGLYMVLWGKGREIKQLGQIQVVDKEEDDEEGGSLSAISLAVLSSTPKSPRHQVETE, encoded by the exons ATGGGTGGTGAGAGCTGCATCCCAACCTTGGCCATGGTCACTGTGCAGGTGGGGTACGCTGGCATGAACGTGCTATCCAAGTTGGCCTTGGACGACGGCATGAGCCCTTTTGTCATCACTGCTTACCGGCAGGTCGTCGCCACTCTGATCCTCTTCCCTATTGCTTTCTTTCTCGAGAG AGAAGCTTTCAGGTTGATCACAGGCAAAGTCATCGTCCAGATTCTCTTCAGCTCCATCTTTGG GGCAACGTTGAACCAGGTTCTGTACTTTCTCGGGCTTAAATTATCAACCCCAACGATCGCGTGTGCCCTCACCAACATCCTCCCTGCCATCACGTTCATCATCGCAATCCCTTTCAG AATGGAGACGGTGGGTTTTAGAACACTAGCAGGCCAGGCCAAAGTCGTAGGAACAGTTCTATGCGTAGGCGGCTCCATGCTGATGACTTTCTACAGAGGAGGCCTCATCAGGATGTGGTCATCTCCTATTCACTGGAGGTACGCCGAGGAGATGAGCAGGAACGCCGGCGCCGACGCCGGCAGCCAGAACATGGCCCTCGGTGCCGCCTTGGTCATCGTCAGCTGCTTAGCTTGGGCAATATGGTTCATCATCCAA GCAAAGATGAGCAAGAGCTTCTCTTCTCCTTACACCAGCTCGGCCATGCTGTGCTTCATGGCGGGCGTCCAGTGCCTGGTTTTAGCTGCCTGTACCGACAGAAAAGCGTCAGCGTGGGCGATGGGTTGGGACATCAGGCTCGCCGCCGCCGTCTATGCT GGCTTGATTGGCTCCGGATTGGCCGTTTCACTCATGTCATGGTGCATTGCGAAAAGAGGTCCTCTGTTCGTCTCAATGTTCAGCCCGCTGCTACTGATTACTGTGGCAGTCTTCGGCTGGGCGATCCTCGATGAGAAGCTCTACGTGGGAAG TGCAATAGGATCAGTGTTGATAGTTGGAGGGCTGTACATGGTTCTTTGGGGAAAAGGTAGGGAGATTAAGCAGCTGGGTCAGATTCAGGTAGTAGACAAAGAGGAAGATGACGAGGAAGGAGGGTCTTTGTCTGCAATTAGTCTGGCAGTGCTCTCTAGTACTCCCAAGTCGCCAAGACATCAGGTCGAAACAGAGTAG